From the genome of Mustela lutreola isolate mMusLut2 chromosome 16, mMusLut2.pri, whole genome shotgun sequence, one region includes:
- the ZNF671 gene encoding zinc finger protein 671 isoform X1, which translates to MGFVFLHSVHGIESVGPEDMNSIQTSSYVERFPNRTQRQKPIVGRSRRLEVRLSSVQHTTGLIPFGWRQQRARIEAKRVCVISEDVFVSFSREEWMLLDDSQRLLYQDVMLENFALLASLGITSSRSHLVTPLEQRADPRIADQVDMAPATERKTWKGPGPGGWSAVEDEATSPEQSVSLEGVSPVRTPVAGLKLYPWDGSGSILKEILHLTEYQGEEARLEPHSGGGCWKPPGLRANVHQHHTAEKPFRRDEDSGSAKICGFHVPEKTCTHSEGRRDFPATSDLLQHQVSHIRTRPHKRTRPGGALHPGQQHHRCFECGKLFTRKDTLTRHQRIHTGERPYECSKCGKLFSQSCDLFKHETIHTGERPYECSECGKFFRQVSGLIEHRRVHTGKRLDQCRNCGKFFSSKSNLIRHQEVHTGARPYVCSTCGKEFSRKHTLVLHQRTHTGERPYECSECGKAFSQSSHLNVHWRIHSSDYECSRCGKAFSCISKLIQHQKVHSGENPYECSRCGKAFTQRPNLIRHWKVHTGERPYVCSKCGKEFIRKHTLVLHQKIHTGEKP; encoded by the exons ATGGGATTCGTCTTCCTTCATTCCGTCCACGGAATTGAGTCTGTGGGCCCTGAAGACATGAACTCAATCCAAACAAGCAGTTACGTGGAGAGATTCCCCAACAGGACCCAGAGACAGAAACCCATTGTAGGCAGGTCGAGGCGCTTGGAGGTGAGGCTGAGCTCTGTTCAACACACCACAGGTCTCATTCCTTTCGGGTGGAGACAGCAGAGGGCCAGGATCGAAGCCAAAAGG GTCTGTGTGATCTCTGAGGATGTTTTTGTGTCCTTCTCCCGGGAAGAATGGATGCTCCTTGATGATTCTCAGAGACTTTTATATCAggatgtgatgctggagaacttTGCACTTTTAGCCTCACTGG GAATTACATCCTCCAGATCGCACTTAGTCACCCCACTGGAGCAGAGGGCAGATCCTCGGATAGCTGACCAGGTGGATATGGCTCCAGCCACAGAAAGGAAGACTTGGAAGGGACCTGGACCTG GTGGTTGGTCTGCGGTGGAGGATGAGGCCACGTCCCCTGAGCAGAGTGTTTCTTTAGAAGGAGTGTCACCGGTCAGGACTCCGGTGGCAGGTCTGAAGCTCTATCCCTGGGATGGATCTGGCTCAATATTGAAAGAAATCTTACACCTGACTGAATACCAGGGGGAGGAAGCCAGGCTGGAACCACACAGTGGTGGGGGCTGTTGGAAGCCTCCTGGGCTCAGGGCAAACGTCCATCAGCACCACACTGCAGAGAAACCCTTCAGAAGAGACGAGGACAGCGGCTCTGCAAAAATCTGCGGATTCCATGTGCCAGAGAAGACCTGTACACACAGTGAGGGTAGAAGGGACTTTCCAGCCACCTCAGACCTTCTTCAGCACCAGGTCTCCCATATTAGGACGAGGCCCCACAAGAGGACGAGGCCTGGGGGAGCCCTTCACCCTGGACAGCAGCATCACAGGTGCTTCGAATGTGGGAAATTGTTCACCCGCAAAGACACACTTACTCGGCACCAGAGAATCCATACTGGAGAAAGACCTTATGAGTGCAGCAAATGTGGGAAATTATTTAGCCAAAGCTGTGACCTTTTTAAACACGAGACCATACACACTGGAGAAAGACCTTAtgagtgcagtgaatgtgggaaattcTTTAGACAGGTCTCTGGCCTGATTGAACACAGGCGAGTTCACACTGGTAAAAGACTCGACCAGTGCAGAAATTGTGGAAAATTCTTTAGTAGTAAGTCCAACCTCATTAGACACCAAGAAGTGCACACAGGGGCAAGGCCTTATGTATGCAGTACATGTGGGAAAGAATTCAGCCGCAAACACACACTTGTTTTGCACCAGAGGACTCACACTGGAGAAAGGCCTTAtgagtgcagtgaatgtgggaaggcctttagcCAAAGTTCCCACCTTAATGTACACTGGAGAATTCACAGCAGTGATTATGAGTGTAGCCGATGTGGGAAAGCATTTAGCTGCATCTCTAAACTCATTCAGCACCAGAAGGTTCACTCTGGAGAGAATCCTTATGAGTGCAGCAGATGTGGAAAAGCCTTTACCCAAAGGCCAAATCTCATTCGGCACTGGAAAGTTCATACTGGAGAACGGCCCTACGTGTGCAGCAAATGCGGGAAAGAGTTTATCCGCAAACACACACTTGTTCTCCATCAGaaaattcatactggagaaaagcCTTAA
- the ZNF671 gene encoding zinc finger protein 671 isoform X3: MGFVFLHSVHGIESVGPEDMNSIQTSSYVERFPNRTQRQKPIVGRSRRLEVCVISEDVFVSFSREEWMLLDDSQRLLYQDVMLENFALLASLGITSSRSHLVTPLEQRADPRIADQVDMAPATERKTWKGPGPGGWSAVEDEATSPEQSVSLEGVSPVRTPVAGLKLYPWDGSGSILKEILHLTEYQGEEARLEPHSGGGCWKPPGLRANVHQHHTAEKPFRRDEDSGSAKICGFHVPEKTCTHSEGRRDFPATSDLLQHQVSHIRTRPHKRTRPGGALHPGQQHHRCFECGKLFTRKDTLTRHQRIHTGERPYECSKCGKLFSQSCDLFKHETIHTGERPYECSECGKFFRQVSGLIEHRRVHTGKRLDQCRNCGKFFSSKSNLIRHQEVHTGARPYVCSTCGKEFSRKHTLVLHQRTHTGERPYECSECGKAFSQSSHLNVHWRIHSSDYECSRCGKAFSCISKLIQHQKVHSGENPYECSRCGKAFTQRPNLIRHWKVHTGERPYVCSKCGKEFIRKHTLVLHQKIHTGEKP, translated from the exons ATGGGATTCGTCTTCCTTCATTCCGTCCACGGAATTGAGTCTGTGGGCCCTGAAGACATGAACTCAATCCAAACAAGCAGTTACGTGGAGAGATTCCCCAACAGGACCCAGAGACAGAAACCCATTGTAGGCAGGTCGAGGCGCTTGGAG GTCTGTGTGATCTCTGAGGATGTTTTTGTGTCCTTCTCCCGGGAAGAATGGATGCTCCTTGATGATTCTCAGAGACTTTTATATCAggatgtgatgctggagaacttTGCACTTTTAGCCTCACTGG GAATTACATCCTCCAGATCGCACTTAGTCACCCCACTGGAGCAGAGGGCAGATCCTCGGATAGCTGACCAGGTGGATATGGCTCCAGCCACAGAAAGGAAGACTTGGAAGGGACCTGGACCTG GTGGTTGGTCTGCGGTGGAGGATGAGGCCACGTCCCCTGAGCAGAGTGTTTCTTTAGAAGGAGTGTCACCGGTCAGGACTCCGGTGGCAGGTCTGAAGCTCTATCCCTGGGATGGATCTGGCTCAATATTGAAAGAAATCTTACACCTGACTGAATACCAGGGGGAGGAAGCCAGGCTGGAACCACACAGTGGTGGGGGCTGTTGGAAGCCTCCTGGGCTCAGGGCAAACGTCCATCAGCACCACACTGCAGAGAAACCCTTCAGAAGAGACGAGGACAGCGGCTCTGCAAAAATCTGCGGATTCCATGTGCCAGAGAAGACCTGTACACACAGTGAGGGTAGAAGGGACTTTCCAGCCACCTCAGACCTTCTTCAGCACCAGGTCTCCCATATTAGGACGAGGCCCCACAAGAGGACGAGGCCTGGGGGAGCCCTTCACCCTGGACAGCAGCATCACAGGTGCTTCGAATGTGGGAAATTGTTCACCCGCAAAGACACACTTACTCGGCACCAGAGAATCCATACTGGAGAAAGACCTTATGAGTGCAGCAAATGTGGGAAATTATTTAGCCAAAGCTGTGACCTTTTTAAACACGAGACCATACACACTGGAGAAAGACCTTAtgagtgcagtgaatgtgggaaattcTTTAGACAGGTCTCTGGCCTGATTGAACACAGGCGAGTTCACACTGGTAAAAGACTCGACCAGTGCAGAAATTGTGGAAAATTCTTTAGTAGTAAGTCCAACCTCATTAGACACCAAGAAGTGCACACAGGGGCAAGGCCTTATGTATGCAGTACATGTGGGAAAGAATTCAGCCGCAAACACACACTTGTTTTGCACCAGAGGACTCACACTGGAGAAAGGCCTTAtgagtgcagtgaatgtgggaaggcctttagcCAAAGTTCCCACCTTAATGTACACTGGAGAATTCACAGCAGTGATTATGAGTGTAGCCGATGTGGGAAAGCATTTAGCTGCATCTCTAAACTCATTCAGCACCAGAAGGTTCACTCTGGAGAGAATCCTTATGAGTGCAGCAGATGTGGAAAAGCCTTTACCCAAAGGCCAAATCTCATTCGGCACTGGAAAGTTCATACTGGAGAACGGCCCTACGTGTGCAGCAAATGCGGGAAAGAGTTTATCCGCAAACACACACTTGTTCTCCATCAGaaaattcatactggagaaaagcCTTAA
- the ZNF671 gene encoding zinc finger protein 671 isoform X5 has product MLLDDSQRLLYQDVMLENFALLASLGITSSRSHLVTPLEQRADPRIADQVDMAPATERKTWKGPGPGGWSAVEDEATSPEQSVSLEGVSPVRTPVAGLKLYPWDGSGSILKEILHLTEYQGEEARLEPHSGGGCWKPPGLRANVHQHHTAEKPFRRDEDSGSAKICGFHVPEKTCTHSEGRRDFPATSDLLQHQVSHIRTRPHKRTRPGGALHPGQQHHRCFECGKLFTRKDTLTRHQRIHTGERPYECSKCGKLFSQSCDLFKHETIHTGERPYECSECGKFFRQVSGLIEHRRVHTGKRLDQCRNCGKFFSSKSNLIRHQEVHTGARPYVCSTCGKEFSRKHTLVLHQRTHTGERPYECSECGKAFSQSSHLNVHWRIHSSDYECSRCGKAFSCISKLIQHQKVHSGENPYECSRCGKAFTQRPNLIRHWKVHTGERPYVCSKCGKEFIRKHTLVLHQKIHTGEKP; this is encoded by the exons ATGCTCCTTGATGATTCTCAGAGACTTTTATATCAggatgtgatgctggagaacttTGCACTTTTAGCCTCACTGG GAATTACATCCTCCAGATCGCACTTAGTCACCCCACTGGAGCAGAGGGCAGATCCTCGGATAGCTGACCAGGTGGATATGGCTCCAGCCACAGAAAGGAAGACTTGGAAGGGACCTGGACCTG GTGGTTGGTCTGCGGTGGAGGATGAGGCCACGTCCCCTGAGCAGAGTGTTTCTTTAGAAGGAGTGTCACCGGTCAGGACTCCGGTGGCAGGTCTGAAGCTCTATCCCTGGGATGGATCTGGCTCAATATTGAAAGAAATCTTACACCTGACTGAATACCAGGGGGAGGAAGCCAGGCTGGAACCACACAGTGGTGGGGGCTGTTGGAAGCCTCCTGGGCTCAGGGCAAACGTCCATCAGCACCACACTGCAGAGAAACCCTTCAGAAGAGACGAGGACAGCGGCTCTGCAAAAATCTGCGGATTCCATGTGCCAGAGAAGACCTGTACACACAGTGAGGGTAGAAGGGACTTTCCAGCCACCTCAGACCTTCTTCAGCACCAGGTCTCCCATATTAGGACGAGGCCCCACAAGAGGACGAGGCCTGGGGGAGCCCTTCACCCTGGACAGCAGCATCACAGGTGCTTCGAATGTGGGAAATTGTTCACCCGCAAAGACACACTTACTCGGCACCAGAGAATCCATACTGGAGAAAGACCTTATGAGTGCAGCAAATGTGGGAAATTATTTAGCCAAAGCTGTGACCTTTTTAAACACGAGACCATACACACTGGAGAAAGACCTTAtgagtgcagtgaatgtgggaaattcTTTAGACAGGTCTCTGGCCTGATTGAACACAGGCGAGTTCACACTGGTAAAAGACTCGACCAGTGCAGAAATTGTGGAAAATTCTTTAGTAGTAAGTCCAACCTCATTAGACACCAAGAAGTGCACACAGGGGCAAGGCCTTATGTATGCAGTACATGTGGGAAAGAATTCAGCCGCAAACACACACTTGTTTTGCACCAGAGGACTCACACTGGAGAAAGGCCTTAtgagtgcagtgaatgtgggaaggcctttagcCAAAGTTCCCACCTTAATGTACACTGGAGAATTCACAGCAGTGATTATGAGTGTAGCCGATGTGGGAAAGCATTTAGCTGCATCTCTAAACTCATTCAGCACCAGAAGGTTCACTCTGGAGAGAATCCTTATGAGTGCAGCAGATGTGGAAAAGCCTTTACCCAAAGGCCAAATCTCATTCGGCACTGGAAAGTTCATACTGGAGAACGGCCCTACGTGTGCAGCAAATGCGGGAAAGAGTTTATCCGCAAACACACACTTGTTCTCCATCAGaaaattcatactggagaaaagcCTTAA
- the LOC131818207 gene encoding thymosin beta-4-like → MSDKPDTAEIEKFDKLKLKKTETQEKNPLPSKETNKQEKQAGES, encoded by the coding sequence ATGTCTGACAAACCCGATACGGCTGAGATTGAGAAATTCGATAAattgaaattgaagaagacagaaacacaagagaaaaatccactgccttcaaaagaaacaaataaacaggaGAAGCAAGCGGGCGAATCATAG